In Tenrec ecaudatus isolate mTenEca1 chromosome 4, mTenEca1.hap1, whole genome shotgun sequence, a single window of DNA contains:
- the LOC142446986 gene encoding small ribosomal subunit protein uS14-like → MGHQQLYWSHPRKSGQGSCSCRVYSNWHGLIQKYGLNTCCQRFHQYAKDIGSIKLD, encoded by the coding sequence ATGGGTCACCAGCAGCTCTACTGGAGCCACCCGCGAAAATCCGGCCAGGGTTCCTGTTCTTGCCGCGTGTACTCAAACTGGCATGGTCTGATCCAGAAATACGGCCTTAATACGTGCTGTCAGCGTTTCCATCAGTACGCAAAGGACATCGGCTCCATCAAGCTGGACTAA